A window of Gambusia affinis linkage group LG03, SWU_Gaff_1.0, whole genome shotgun sequence contains these coding sequences:
- the cmya5 gene encoding cardiomyopathy-associated protein 5 isoform X3 — protein MVDPSFSMVTVQSEDSGIVWETASSRCSTPWASEASSTSEAYSMEGSGGAGKITIVFDEDKVVRRRTRSGGRSSRLGDRLSRPGSSRSASALGVERPEMAEVSLPNIKEEKTPTEEDLEEIKSKDQQLFSLICEGYEILNIRVPSKLPTVDEEETTDLQDNLSYLDQTPKIRSRNQHDWAHHRDELEAEQTPDHAQGSKKPSQPSPDKLLGSTTSETESIADIDYIEKFTLLDVAIPGEEAPQLQQEEEKSPAKAQTEQQETLEEATKDGASVSEDSFVFVTDADIVGEHLDEVFYGEGPPIEALKEKQEGIERMRSRRESQRSMMDGGLVLFESEETTLTPIFISSGPPKIIDPILLEEPTAMSFMYSDLYEEAVGEKRRSDEECSEAESVVSEKSCKRRLSDSDEADGYLEKFRLKDETPVVDVQSESSEDKAGGRMMWPQNKFEMTGCLIRAAQDEEEAEIIKSDEVKTQEGCEILKEKEEHQTETEGKPSSVILHDEGLGEIPEEPCQESKSVDQKESKQEEQAVEPSTEKSIETPQMETKVTETSQGRRETVTEQSFTETEPPHKPQREAENMSGLPGVTPDTTASTLPESREDPPTSTEPTVLTETRERSLCEGTPVESKTGSADEKYPPEVPAEVKKTGDATLTSTELLTESKAPSEVSVLEDKEAVSADAAPLEVITDCDCTVQTLKEVMEKAMNDKEIQNQVETAVQEVIEAIPLAPEAEDQLKPLREEFSEQSKPVVGDLESGVETETSGEITQPAKPKETNKHHQTEQENTNDCESNNLQPRAESTTRLSGEDLRTCVQDVVNIGDELILLVPKGQAVEMDIQIDQWSEDIIKETVSTPEPDISSEVQAPEPQVEEEPIVAETEELSSNELDLKPLTHAPEEEASTVDLETQEDKPTYSLLRSFTPQEDLSELCGDDVHAKESEQKTDLWEVEDKPEIDLPKEETEPCLDLHSEDAEQMKHESDTVVESKEEVVDDLGYEVIGEEDAKAILESANQREEENEDDESHQRPEEKMEIEVEKDELNEADYEIIDAEEESQARLAAELQGMDWFCHTCGCLLLEDQCRSAEHLDHQVCSVEKAYEDVKETLGSWISELQARSENIEDLVSELELAYNSVEDQFTDSQAAMRAQNEEMVALVMEQYNTMSISMEEEKKAKLEQLYDKIVSYQENIDSAKTTLETTAREAETDARLPEDIHARLQTALDSALTLELGPKGLLVFEDYTKTNSSSSNLAQRKGIPVTDGVIPSVPQRPTLQPQERGSASGSSVTVYWKVSPGDIIDCFQVYCVEDPQGAVSEEYRVTVKESYCVLEDLEPDRKYKVWVMAVNYTGCSLPSDRHIFRTAPSVPVIDTERSSVMWDSATLRWSSTNPCPGLSYTLEYCRQCELEGEGLRSITGIEGCEQMVVLQPNENYLFYIKAVNQAGASEQSEAALISTKGTRFQLLKSSAHPSLKLSDDHTTLQYSHDAHHATNKECLSILGELLPSRGIYYWETLVSESPAYRLGVTCSADNLKSSLGENSSSWCLQCSPGPSGCRYQLLHSDVQSSVFVTESPERVGTLLDHQLGRLSFYNAHSGQLLGSFPQRCGRPCRPALALDQPGSLQVCMVPEIPEFTKDSLLRHSPRSL, from the exons ATGGTGGACCCGTCTTTTTCCATGGTGACAGTTCAGAGTGAGGACAGTGGTATTGTTTGGGAGACGGCCTCCAGCCGTTGCTCTACACCCTGGGCATCTGAGGCGAGCTCCACGTCTGAGGCTTACAGCATGGAAGGCTCTGGAGGTGCGGGGAAGATCACCATTGTCTTCGATGAGGACAAAGTGGTCCGTAGGAGGACGAGATCCGGGGGAAGAAGCAGCAGGCTCGGAGACCGGCTAAGCCGACCTGGTAGTTCAAGGTCAGCTTCGGCTTTGGGAGTAGAGAGACCAGAGATGGCAGAAGTTTCTCTCCCTAACAtcaaagaggagaaaacacCAACAGAGGAAGACTTGGAGGAGATAAAATCCAAAGATCAGCAGCTGTTCAGTTTGATATGTGAAGGATATGAGATTCTCAACATCAGAGTGCCGTCCAAACTTCCCACTGTGGATGAGGAGGAGACTACGGACCTGCAGGACAATTTGTCTTATCTTGACCAGACTCCGAAGATCAGGTCCAGAAACCAGCATGACTGGGCACATCACAGGGACGAGCTGGAAGCAGAGCAGACACCGGATCATGCACAG GGCTCAAAAAAACCTTCACAGCCGTCGCCGGACAAACTTCTTGGATCCACAACATCAGAGACAGAGAGCATTGCTGACATTGACTACATCGAAAAGTTCACCCTTTTGGATGTGGCGATACCTGGAGAGGAAGCTCCACAGCTACagcaagaggaagaaaagtcACCTGCAAAAGCTCAAACAGAGCAGCAGGAAACCTTAGAGGAGGCAACCAAGGACGGTGCCTCTGTGTCCGAAGactcttttgtgtttgtcacaGATGCTGACATAGTTGGGGAACACCTGGATGAGGTCTTCTATGGAGAAGGACCTCCTATAGAGGCACTGAAGGAGAAGCAGGAAGGCATTGAAAGGATGAGATCAAGACGTGAGAGTCAGCGATCAATGATGGATGGTGGTTTGGTGTTGTTTGAAAGTGAAGAGACCACCCTTACTCCTATTTTTATCTCCTCGGGGCCCCCCAAGATCATTGACCCCATTCTCCTGGAGGAGCCCACTGCCATGTCTTTCATGTACTCGGACCTCTATGAGGAGGCTGTGGGGGAAAAGAGGAGGAGTGATGAAGAGTGCTCGGAGGCGGAGAGTGTGGTGTCTGAGAAATCCTGTAAGAGGCGGCTGTCAGATTCAGACGAGGCAGATGGGTACCTGGAGAAGTTCAGGCTGAAAGATGAAACACCAGTGGTGGACGTTCAGTCAGAGTCATCAGAGGATAAGGCTGGGGGGAGGATGATGTGGCCACAGAATAAGTTTGAAATGACAGGATGCTTAATCAGAGCAGCACAAGATGAAGAAGAGGCAGAAATTATAAAAAGCGATGAAGTGAAGACACAGGAGGGGTGTGAAATActtaaagagaaagaagaacatcaaacagaaacagaaggaaagcCATCATCAGTGATACTCCATGACGAAGGTTTAGGGGAAATCCCAGAAGAACCATGCCAGGAGTCTAAATCAGTGGATCAGAAGGAGAGTAAACAAGAGGAACAGGCGGTGGAGCCAAGCACAGAAAAATCAATCGAAACTCcccagatggaaacaaaagtGACTGAAACCTCACAAGGCAGACGTGAGACGGTCACTGAGCAAAGTTTTACTGAAACAGAACCGCCACATAAGCCACAAAGAGAGGCTGAAAACATGTCTGGGCTTCCTGGGGTGACACCAGACACAACAGCATCCACTCTACCTGAGAGCAGAGAGGATCCTCCAACCAGCACTGAACCCACTGTACTGACAGAAACCAGGGAAAGGAGCTTGTGTGAAGGAACCCCTGTTGAGTCAAAGACAGGGTCTGCTGATGAGAAATATCCGCCTGAAGTACCAGCTGAAGTGAAAAAAACTGGAGATGCAACACTCACCTCAACTGAACTCCTCACAGAATCAAAGGCACCCTCTGAAGTATCTGTGCTTGAGGACAAAGAAGCAGTGTCTGCAGATGCGGCCCCTCTAGAAGTCATCACTGACTGCGACTGCACAGTGCAAACACTAAAGGAGGTGATGGAGAAAGCAATGAATGACAAAGAGATCCAGAACCAAGTTGAGACTGCTGTACAGGAGGTCATAGAGGCAATACCACTTGCTCCTGAGGCAGAAGATCAGCTCAAGCCCCTAAGAGAGGAATTTTCTGAGCAGAGTAAGCCTGTAGTTGGTGATCTGGAGTCGGGAGTTGAAACTGAGACTTCAGGGGAAATAACCCAACCTGCAAAACCCAAAGAAACCAACAAACATCACCAGACGGagcaagaaaacacaaatgactGTGAATCAAACAACCTGCAACCAAGAGCAGAATCCACAACTAGACTGTCTGGAGAGGACTTAAGGACCTGTGTGCAGGACGTAGTGAATATAGGTGATGAGTTAATCCTTCTTGTTCCCAAAGGACAGGCTGTAGAGATGGACATACAGATTGATCAGTGGTCAGAGGACATAATTAAAGAGACAGTTTCTACTCCTGAACCTGACATCTCATCTGAAGTTCAGGCTCCGGAGCCTCAAGTCGAGGAAGAACCCATAGTcgcagaaacagaagaactttCCAGTAATGAGTTGGACTTGAAGCCTTTAACACATGCACCTGAAGAAGAAGCCAGCACTGTGGACCTGGAGACTCAAGAGGACAAACCCACCTACTCTCTGCTGAGAAGCTTCACTCCTCAGGAGGATTTATCTGAGCTTTGTGGAGACGATGTGCATGCAAaagaatcagaacaaaaaacagatcTATGGGAGGTGGAGGACAAACCAGAAATAGACCTTCCTAAAGAGGAAACAGAGCCTTGTCTTGATCTGCACAGCGAAGATGCAGAACAAATGAAGCATGAAAGTGACACAGTAGTTGAAAGTAAGGAAGAAGTGGTGGATGACCTTGGATATGAAGTGATCGGAGAGGAAGACGCAAAAGCTATTCTTGAATCTGCGAaccagagagaagaagaaaatgaagatgatGAGTCCCATCAGAGACCTGAGGAGAAGATGGAGATAGAGGTAGAGAAGGACGAGCTCAATGAAGCAGATTATGAAATTATTGATGCAGAGGAGGAGAGTCAGGCCCGCCtggctgcagagctgcagggcATGGACTGGTTCTGTCACACCTGTGGATGTCTGCTGCTAGAGGATCAGTGCAGGTCTGCAGAGCATCTCGACCACCAGGTCTGCTCAGTGGAAAAGGCCTATGAGGATGTCAAG GAGACTTTGGGTAGCTGGATCTCAGAGCTTCAAGCCAGATCAGAGAACATCGAGGACCTGGTGTCCGAGCTGGAGCTGGCCTACAACTCTGTAGAG GACCAGTTCACGGACAGCCAGGCGGCCATGAGGGCGCAGAACGAGGAGATGGTGGCTCTGGTGATGGAGCAGTACAACACCATGTCCATCAgcatggaggaggagaagaaagccaAGCTGGAGCAGCTCTATGACAAGATCGTCTCCTACCAGGAGAACATAGACTCGGCCAAAACCACTCTGGAGACCACGGCCAGGGAGGCTGAGACGGACGCCAGA TTGCCAGAAGACATTCACGCAAG ACTCCAAACCGCTCTGGACTCAGCCTTGACGCTGGAGCTGGGTCCTAAGGGACTGCTGGTGTTCGAGGATTACACCAAGACCAACTCCTCAAGCTCAAACCTCGCACAGCGCAAAGGGATTCCAG TTACTGATGGTGTGATTCCCTCAGTGCCCCAGAGGCCCACTCTGCAGCCGCAGGAGCGCGGCTCAGCCTCCGGCAGCAGCGTCACCGTTTACTGGAAAGTCAGTCCAGGAGACATTATAGACTGCTTTCAGGTCTACTGCGTGGAAGATCCACAAGGAG CTGTGTCAGAGGAATATCGCGTGACGGTGAAGGAGAGCTACTGCGTTCTGGAGGACTTGGAGCCCGACAGGAAGTACAAGGTGTGGGTGATGGCCGTCAACTACACAGGCTGCTCTCTGCCCAGTGACAGACACATCTTCAGAACAG CTCCGTCTGTGCCAGTGATCGACACGGAGCGCAGCAGCGTCATGTGGGACTCCGCCACGCTGAGGTGGAGCTCAACTAATCCGTGTCCAGGACTGAGTTACACTTTGGAGTACTGCCGACAGTGTGAACTGGAGGGAGAGGGACTCAG GTCGATCACGGGAATCGAAGGATGTGAGCAGATGGTCGTCCTGCAGCCCAATGAGAACTACCTGTTTTACATCAAAGCTGTGAATCAGGCTGGTGCCAGTGAGCAGAGTGAGGCTGCACTCATTTCCACTAAAG GGACCAGATTCCAGCTGCTAAAGTCCTCTGCTCACCCGTCTCTGAAGCTGTCAGATGATCACACCACGCTGCAGTACTCCCATGACGCTCACCACGCCACAAACAAGGA gtGTCTGTCCATCTTGGGTGAGTTGCTGCCTTCACGAGGGATCTACTACTGGGAGACACTGGTGTCAGAAAGTCCAGCTTACAGACTTGGAGTAACGTGCAGTGCAGATAATCTGAAGAGCTCACTTGGGGAAAACAGCTCCTCGTGGTGCTTGCAGTGCAGTCCTGGACCATCAGG CTGTAGGTATCAGTTACTCCACAGCGACGTTCAGTCCTCCGTGTTTGTCACAGAGAGTCCTGAGCGAGTGGGAACCCTCCTGGATCACCAGCTGGGACGTCTGTCTTTCTACAACGCCCACAGCGGCCAGTTGTTGGGTTCCTTCCCGCAGCGCTGCGGCCGGCCCTGCCGCCCTGCTCTGGCCCTGGATCAGCCAGGCAGCTTGCAGGTCTGCATGGTGCCGGAAATACCTGAGTTTACAAAGGACAGCTTGCTCCGACACTCGCCTCGCTCACTGTAA